Proteins from a genomic interval of Cucumis melo cultivar AY chromosome 7, USDA_Cmelo_AY_1.0, whole genome shotgun sequence:
- the LOC103493795 gene encoding uncharacterized protein LOC103493795 isoform X2, translating into MNRFERAISISQNGGAPRFELPTNPQELQSPESLSIVLRNAQKLLSDYAIFSLPRIAERFEQDGSSSDPDVRGQIQEELVQVGLRMQQFGALLLDLGSSILTLRLEQSTVDLQDLAERVVSTNCPMDVFRAVVESSARISGSSTHDIANHLCTHDSLAEEYLEILASDITRRLQSNSEQED; encoded by the exons ATGAACCGATTCGAGCGCGCAATATCAATATCTCAAAATG GAGGTGCACCGAGGTTTGAACTGCCCACCAATCCTCAAGAATTGCAAAGCCCTGAATCTTTGAGTATTGTTTTGCGAAATGCACAAAAACTCCTAAGTGATTACGCCATTTTTTCATTGCCT CGTATTGCTGAGCGATTCGAGCAAGATGGGTCTTCAAGTGATCCTGACGTGAGGGGTCAAATTCAGGAAGAGTTAGTTCAAGTAGGCCTTAGAATGCAACAATTTGGAGCCCTTCTTTTGGATCTTGGGAGTTCCATCTTGACGCTTCGCTTGGAACAATCAACt GTTGATTTGCAAGATCTAGCTGAAAGAGTTGTATCAACCAATTGTCCAATGGATGTGTTTCGAGCTGTGGTAGAAAGTTCAGCTCGTATTTCTGGGAGTAGTACTCATGATATTGCTAATCACTTGTGCACCCATGACTCACTTGCTGAg GAATATTTAGAGATATTAGCAAGTGATATAACCCGACGTTTACAAAGCAATTCAGAACAGGAAGATTAA
- the LOC103493795 gene encoding uncharacterized protein LOC103493795 isoform X1, with product MNRFERAISISQNGGGAPRFELPTNPQELQSPESLSIVLRNAQKLLSDYAIFSLPRIAERFEQDGSSSDPDVRGQIQEELVQVGLRMQQFGALLLDLGSSILTLRLEQSTVDLQDLAERVVSTNCPMDVFRAVVESSARISGSSTHDIANHLCTHDSLAEEYLEILASDITRRLQSNSEQED from the exons ATGAACCGATTCGAGCGCGCAATATCAATATCTCAAAATGGTG GAGGTGCACCGAGGTTTGAACTGCCCACCAATCCTCAAGAATTGCAAAGCCCTGAATCTTTGAGTATTGTTTTGCGAAATGCACAAAAACTCCTAAGTGATTACGCCATTTTTTCATTGCCT CGTATTGCTGAGCGATTCGAGCAAGATGGGTCTTCAAGTGATCCTGACGTGAGGGGTCAAATTCAGGAAGAGTTAGTTCAAGTAGGCCTTAGAATGCAACAATTTGGAGCCCTTCTTTTGGATCTTGGGAGTTCCATCTTGACGCTTCGCTTGGAACAATCAACt GTTGATTTGCAAGATCTAGCTGAAAGAGTTGTATCAACCAATTGTCCAATGGATGTGTTTCGAGCTGTGGTAGAAAGTTCAGCTCGTATTTCTGGGAGTAGTACTCATGATATTGCTAATCACTTGTGCACCCATGACTCACTTGCTGAg GAATATTTAGAGATATTAGCAAGTGATATAACCCGACGTTTACAAAGCAATTCAGAACAGGAAGATTAA
- the LOC103493798 gene encoding NADH dehydrogenase [ubiquinone] 1 beta subcomplex subunit 2, which produces MGGGGHGAGTTYKGVTIHPPKRWHTVTGKGLCAIMWFWVLYRAKQDGPVVLGWRHPWEGHGHGDHGDHGHEH; this is translated from the exons ATGGGAGGCGGTGGACATGGAGCTGGAACTACTTACAAGGGCGTGACCATACACCCACCAAAGCGATGGCACACCGTCACCGGCAAGGGGCTGTGCGCCATTATGTG GTTTTGGGTGCTATACAGGGCGAAACAAGATGGACCTGTAGTACTG GGCTGGAGACATCCATGGGAAGGCCATGGTCATGGTGACCATGGTGACCATGGGCATGAGCACTAG
- the LOC103493796 gene encoding uncharacterized protein LOC103493796 isoform X1 encodes MADHSHEGSSTSSNSGEPGTSIIELNIKTLDSHIYSFHVNKDMPVQLFKEKIANEIGIPVNQQRLIFRGKVLKDECSLSEYYLENGHTLHLVERQPTQQHAPSESSTGDRPGNVPSSTGNETGAGAPRNRVGQIAHSVVLGTFNVGDQGEGIVPDLSRVIGAVLNSIGLSGQNTNIPTGMQSTGPNNRGTANQGNETFRANNGVGGQATSQAQIGQAFPGQPSQSFPHVIQIPLASAAVSVPSIHSPIPDSITTLSEFMNRMELAISQNGGDLTRVELPTNPQGLPTTESLSIVLRHAQRLLSDYAISSLSRIAERLEQDSSSTDPTVRGQIQEESVQVGLRMQQFGSLLLELGRTILTLRMGQSPAESVINAGPAVYISPMGPNPLMVQPFPLQTNSLLGGAVLPSNPVSVGAVGIGTAPRHINIHIHAVGTRSNNGEGAPAERQNVVSGPTDSSVAQAPPVINIPHPLGVSISAAVQPGEGAFSQPSPDSVSLSSIIADVNSRIRDLVGNVGGGSPTESGQVQTVQNTSSGSGQGSEQHSDTKRDMGGESSESLHAHNPENGIDKMVNPDNICRDTGAVNPPDLPTCSGGGGSEFVGRNEENFQSQASCEKSTETGPSQTVPLGLGLGGLERPRRGRQQSSQAKGGSSGTSHSQGSTGQQILQSLASSASMNRSNAREPSSGLHSTASPTVAGRASHGSGSDGQIDLGSSMSQVLQSPALNGLLTGLSEQAGVGSPDVLRNMLQQLTQSPQMRNTVNQIAQQVDPQDMEHMFAGSGRGQGGGIDLSRMFQQMMPIVSQVLGGGPMQPSSSSMNREPRQQPPSSNLEREPTHSERSGSGLETSNNPNFQIDSQDLARRITSTNSPRDVFRAVVESSARLSGSSSEDIANELCSDERLAKEYVEMLSSDVNRRLQGNSDQEK; translated from the exons ATGGCGGACCATTCACATGAAGGTTCCAGCACCAGCAGTAATTCCGGCGAGCCTGGAACTTCCATTATTGAGCTGAACATTAAGACTTTAGATTCACATATCTACAGTTTTCACGTGAATAAAGAT ATGCCAGTTCAATTATTCAAGGAGAAAATCGCAAATGAAATAGGAATCCCAGTGAATCAGCAACGTTTGATATTCAGGGGAAAGGTTTTAAAGGATGAATGTTCGCTTTCTGAATATT ATTTGGAAAATGGACATACATTGCATTTAGTTGAAAGGCAACCAACTCAGCAGCATGCACCATCTGAAAGTAGCACCGGTGACAGACCAGGAAATG TACCTTCATCAACCGGTAATGAAACTGGCGCTGGTGCCCCTCGAAATCGTGTTGGACAAATTGCACATAGTGTGGTTTTAGGAACATTTAATGTTGGGGATCAAGGTGAAGGAATTGTTCCTGATCTTTCACGG gttATTGGGGCAGTTCTGAATTCTATTGGACTAAGCGGCCAAAATACAAACATCCCTACTGGTATGCAGTCTACAGGG CCAAACAATCGTGGAACAGCAAATCAAGGAAATGAAACGTTTAGAGCTAATAATGGGGTTGGAGGGCAAGCAACAAGTCAGGCTCAAATCGGACAGGCATTTCCGGGCCAACCATCACAAAGTTTTCCTCATGTGATTCAAATTCCACTTGCTAGTGCAGCTGTATCAGTTCCTTCCATTCATTCG CCCATTCCTGATTCTATAACAACACTTTCTGAGTTCATGAACCGTATGGAGTTAGCAATATCTCAGAATGGCG GAGATTTAACCAGGGTGGAACTGCCTACCAATCCCCAAGGTTTGCCAACCACTGAATCTTTGAGCATTGTTTTGCGTCATGCTCAACGGCTTCTAAGTGATTATGCCATATCTTCACTATCT CGTATTGCTGAGCGTTTGGAGCAAGATAGCTCTTCCACTGATCCTACTGTGAGGGGTCAAATTCAGGAAGAGTCGGTACAAGTCGGACTTAGGATGCAACAATTTGGTTCTCTTCTTCTGGAACTGGGCCGTACAATCTTGACACTCCGCATGGGGCAGTCACCT GCTGAGTCAGTTATTAATGCTGGCCCTGCTGTGTATATTTCTCCTATGGGGCCAAATCCCTTAATGGTTCAG CCTTTCCCCCTTCAAACTAATTCTCTCCTTGGTGGTGCTGTACTACCATCAAACCCAGTTTCTGTCGGTGCAGTTGGTATTGGAACTGCCCCTAGGCACATCAACATTCACATACATGCTG TTGGTACCAGGTCAAATAATGGGGAGGGTGCACCTGCAGAGCGTCAGAATGTGGTCAGTGGACCTACAGATTCGAGTGTAGCACAGGCACCTCCTGTCATCAACATTCCACATCCGCTGGGCGTTTCGATTTCTGCTGCTGTGCAACCTGGTGAAGGTGCTTTTTCCCAGCCTTCCCCTGATTCCGTTTCATTGTCCTCCATTATTGCTGATGTCAATTCACGAATTAGAGATTTAGTTGGTAATGTTGGAGGTGGTAGCCCTACTGAATCAG GTCAAGTGCAAACTGTTCAGAATACTTCTAGTGGTTCTGGACAAGGGAGTGAACAGCACAGTGATACAAAAAGGGACATGGGTGGAGAGTCGAGTGAGTCATTACATGCACACAATCCAGAAAATGGAATTGACAAG ATGGTAAACCCAGACAATATTTGTCGAGATACAGGGGCTGTAAACCCACCGGATTTACCAACATGCTCTGGTGGTGGAGGATCTGAATTTGttggaagaaatgaagaaaattttcaaagtcAGGCATCTTGTGAGAAGAGCACGGAAACAGGGCCTTCTCAAACTGTTCCACTCGGACTTGGACTGGGGGGTTTGGAACGACCG AGGCGAGGCAGGCAGCAAAGTTCGCAGGCTAAAGGGGGTAGCAGTGGAACCAGCCACAGCCAAGGCTCTACAGGCCAGCAGATTTTACAATCTCTTGCCTCCAGTGCTTCCATGAATAGGTCAAATGCTCGTGAACCCTCTTCAGGCCTACATTCGACTGCTAGCCCGACTGTGGCTGGAAGAGCCTCACATGGGTCGGGTTCTGACGGCCAAATTGATCTGGGAAGCAGTATGTCCCAAGTTTTGCAGAGTCCTGCTTTAAATGGCCTATTGACAGGGCTTTCAGAGCAAGCTGGCGTTGGTTCTCCTGATGTTTTGAGGAACATGTTGCAACAGCTCACGCAAAGCCCTCAGATGAGAAACACGGTCAATCAAATTGCTCAGCAGGTTGACCCTCAAGATATGGAGCACATGTTTGCTGGGTCAGGAAGAGGCCAAGGTGGTGGTATCGATTTGTCCAGGATGTTCCAACAGATGATGCCCATCGTCTCTCAAGTGCTTGGAGGAGGGCCAATGCAACCGTCTTCCTCTAGCATGAACAGAGAGCCAAGGCAGCAACCACCTTCGTCAAACCTGGAAAGAGAGCCAACACATAGCGAGAGGTCCGGTAGTGGGCTGGAAACATCTAATAATCCAAATTTTCAG ATCGACTCTCAAGATCTTGCTCGAAGGATCACATCTACCAATTCACCAAGGGACGTCTTTCGTGCTGTAGTTGAGAGCTCAGCTCGGCTTTCTGGCAGTAGTAGCGAAGATATCGCAAATGAGTTGTGCAGCGATGAGAGACTTGCTAAG GAATACGTAGAGATGTTATCCAGTGATGTAAACCGACGGTTACAAGGCAATTCAGATCAGGAAAAGTAA
- the LOC103493797 gene encoding probable CoA ligase CCL5 yields MAEYGGENVEVDPRSGFCKSTKIFHSKRRPIPLPPNESLDATTFISSRPHNGKIALIDAATGHHITYSDLWNAVHSVASSLSDMGIRKGHVILLLSPNSIHFPIICLAVMSIGAIITTTNPLNTPQEIAKQIADSRPILAFTTQELIPKISTSKLPIVIIDGQIPKSQDKIVTTLSEMMKKKASGSQIKERVEQNDTATLLYSSGTTGASKGVVSSHKNLIAMVQVVVTRFKLSEGEGTFICTVPMFHIYGLVAFATGLLSSGSTIVVLSKFEIHEMLSAIEKYKATYLPLVPPILVALVNAAEQIKGKYDLGSLHTALSGGAPLGKEVIEGFVEKFPHVAILQGYGLTESTGIGASTDSLEESRRYGTAGLLSPSTEGMIVDPETGEALPVNRTGELWLRGPTVMKGYFGNVEATNSTLDSEGWLRTGDLCYIDEDGFIFVVDRLKELIKYKGYQVPPAELEALLLTHPNISDVAVIPYPDKDVGQFPMAYVVRKAGSDLSHDDIMQFVAKQVAPYKRIRRVAFVDSIPKNPSGKILRKDLIKLATSKL; encoded by the exons ATGGCGGAGTACGGCGGTGAGAATGTCGAAGTGGATCCAAGAAGCGGTTTCTGTAAGTCCACAAAAATCTTCCACAGCAAACGCCGCCCAATCCCACTTCCCCCTAACGAATCCCTCGATGCCACGACGTTTATCTCTTCCCGTCCTCATAACGGCAAGATCGCCCTGATCGACGCCGCCACCGGCCACCACATAACCTACTCCGATCTCTGGAACGCCGTCCACTCCGTCGCCTCTTCCCTTTCCGACATGGGCATCAGAAAAGGCCACGTCATCCTCCTCCTTTCCCCAAATTCTATCCACTTCCCCATTATTTGCCTCGCCGTCATGTCCATCGGCGCCATCATCACCACCACAAATCCCCTCAATACTCCCCAAGAAATCGCCAAGCAAATAGCCGATTCCAGACCGATTTTAGCCTTCACCACCCAAGAATTAATACCCAAAATCTCTACTTCCAAATTACCAATCGTCATAATCGACGGTCAAATTCCGAAATCCCAAGACAAAATCGTGACGACGTTGAGCGAAATGATGAAGAAAAAAGCAAGTGGGAGTCAAATCAAGGAACGCGTGGAGCAAAACGACACAGCGACTCTGCTTTATTCCTCTGGAACGACAGGAGCGAGCAAAGGCGTGGTGTCGTCTCACAAGAATCTAATCGCCATGGTTCAAGTGGTGGTAACGAGGTTCAAATTAAGCGAAGGGGAAGGGACTTTTATCTGTACAGTCCCAATGTTTCATATTTACGGCCTTGTGGCGTTCGCTACGGGGCTGCTTTCCTCAGGATCGACTATCGTTGTATTGTCGAAATTCGAGATTCATGAAATGTTGTCAGCGATTGAGAAGTACAAGGCTACGTACTTGCCTCTCGTGCCGCCGATTTTGGTGGCGCTGGTGAACGCTGCCGAGCAAATAAAAGGAAAGTACGATTTGGGGTCATTGCACACGGCGCTTTCCGGCGGAGCGCCGCTGGGGAAGGAGGTGATTGAGGGTTTTGTTGAGAAATTTCCGCATGTTGCGATTCTTCAGGGTTATGGATTGACAGAGTCCACCGGAATTGGGGCGTCTACCGATTCTTTGGAGGAGAGTCGCCGGTACGGCACGGCGGGGCTTCTGTCGCCGAGTACTGAAGGGATGATTGTTGACCCGGAAACCGGTGAGGCTCTTCCTGTGAACCGGACCGGAGAACTTTGGCTTAGAGGCCCCACCGTGATGAAAG GGTATTTTGGTAATGTGGAGGCAACAAATTCAACCCTCGACTCGGAGGGATGGTTGAGAACCGGTGATCTGTGTTATATCGACGAAGATGGTTTTATTTTTGTAGTTGATAGGCTTAAGGAACTCATCAAATATAAGGGTTATCAG GTGCCACCGGCAGAATTAGAGGCATTGTTGCTAACTCATCCCAACATCTCCGACGTAGCCGTGATTCC ATATCCAGACAAGGATGTTGGACAGTTTCCTATGGCTTATGTGGTAAGAAAGGCCGGAAGTGACCTTTCACACGACGATATCATGCAATTTGTAGCAAAACAG GTGGCACCGTACAAGAGGATTCGACGGGTGGCGTTCGTGGATTCCATTCCCAAGAATCCGTCCGGTAAAATTTTGAGGAAGGATCTTATAAAGCTTGCAACCTCCAAACTCTAA
- the LOC103493794 gene encoding uncharacterized protein LOC103493794: MAPSAPSSSTPEFQMSKKPLGFYANVLKHKDGLIQLLAMTGILLLSCRSLGQKYRINNLQEDTTALKQEHETLVDRMKNIKRSLLHEASLESTGLFASRLRLLFSDED, translated from the coding sequence ATGGCGCCTTCAGCTCCGTCAAGCTCAACCCCTGAATTTCAAATGTCTAAAAAGCCACTTGGTTTCTATGCTAACGTACTAAAACACAAGGATGGCCTCATTCAGTTGTTGGCCATGACTGGTATTTTGCTTTTAAGCTGTCGATCTTTGGGTCAGAAGTACCGTATCAACAACCTTCAAGAAGACACTACGGCTCTCAAACAAGAACACGAAACCTTAGTCGACCGTATGAAGAACATCAAGCGCAGCCTCCTTCATGAGGCATCCCTCGAATCCACTGGCCTCTTTGCATCCAGGCTTCGCCTTCTCTTCAGCGATGAAGATTGA
- the LOC103493796 gene encoding ubiquitin-like domain-containing protein CIP73 isoform X2: protein MADHSHEGSSTSSNSGEPGTSIIELNIKTLDSHIYSFHVNKDMPVQLFKEKIANEIGIPVNQQRLIFRGKVLKDECSLSEYYLENGHTLHLVERQPTQQHAPSESSTGDRPGNVPSSTGNETGAGAPRNRVGQIAHSVVLGTFNVGDQGEGIVPDLSRVIGAVLNSIGLSGQNTNIPTGMQSTGPNNRGTANQGNETFRANNGVGGQATSQAQIGQAFPGQPSQSFPHVIQIPLASAAVSVPSIHSPIPDSITTLSEFMNRMELAISQNGGDLTRVELPTNPQGLPTTESLSIVLRHAQRLLSDYAISSLSRIAERLEQDSSSTDPTVRGQIQEESVQVGLRMQQFGSLLLELGRTILTLRMGQSPAESVINAGPAVYISPMGPNPLMVQPFPLQTNSLLGGAVLPSNPVSVGAVGIGTAPRHINIHIHAVGTRSNNGEGAPAERQNVVSGPTDSSVAQAPPVINIPHPLGVSISAAVQPGEGQVQTVQNTSSGSGQGSEQHSDTKRDMGGESSESLHAHNPENGIDKMVNPDNICRDTGAVNPPDLPTCSGGGGSEFVGRNEENFQSQASCEKSTETGPSQTVPLGLGLGGLERPRRGRQQSSQAKGGSSGTSHSQGSTGQQILQSLASSASMNRSNAREPSSGLHSTASPTVAGRASHGSGSDGQIDLGSSMSQVLQSPALNGLLTGLSEQAGVGSPDVLRNMLQQLTQSPQMRNTVNQIAQQVDPQDMEHMFAGSGRGQGGGIDLSRMFQQMMPIVSQVLGGGPMQPSSSSMNREPRQQPPSSNLEREPTHSERSGSGLETSNNPNFQIDSQDLARRITSTNSPRDVFRAVVESSARLSGSSSEDIANELCSDERLAKEYVEMLSSDVNRRLQGNSDQEK, encoded by the exons ATGGCGGACCATTCACATGAAGGTTCCAGCACCAGCAGTAATTCCGGCGAGCCTGGAACTTCCATTATTGAGCTGAACATTAAGACTTTAGATTCACATATCTACAGTTTTCACGTGAATAAAGAT ATGCCAGTTCAATTATTCAAGGAGAAAATCGCAAATGAAATAGGAATCCCAGTGAATCAGCAACGTTTGATATTCAGGGGAAAGGTTTTAAAGGATGAATGTTCGCTTTCTGAATATT ATTTGGAAAATGGACATACATTGCATTTAGTTGAAAGGCAACCAACTCAGCAGCATGCACCATCTGAAAGTAGCACCGGTGACAGACCAGGAAATG TACCTTCATCAACCGGTAATGAAACTGGCGCTGGTGCCCCTCGAAATCGTGTTGGACAAATTGCACATAGTGTGGTTTTAGGAACATTTAATGTTGGGGATCAAGGTGAAGGAATTGTTCCTGATCTTTCACGG gttATTGGGGCAGTTCTGAATTCTATTGGACTAAGCGGCCAAAATACAAACATCCCTACTGGTATGCAGTCTACAGGG CCAAACAATCGTGGAACAGCAAATCAAGGAAATGAAACGTTTAGAGCTAATAATGGGGTTGGAGGGCAAGCAACAAGTCAGGCTCAAATCGGACAGGCATTTCCGGGCCAACCATCACAAAGTTTTCCTCATGTGATTCAAATTCCACTTGCTAGTGCAGCTGTATCAGTTCCTTCCATTCATTCG CCCATTCCTGATTCTATAACAACACTTTCTGAGTTCATGAACCGTATGGAGTTAGCAATATCTCAGAATGGCG GAGATTTAACCAGGGTGGAACTGCCTACCAATCCCCAAGGTTTGCCAACCACTGAATCTTTGAGCATTGTTTTGCGTCATGCTCAACGGCTTCTAAGTGATTATGCCATATCTTCACTATCT CGTATTGCTGAGCGTTTGGAGCAAGATAGCTCTTCCACTGATCCTACTGTGAGGGGTCAAATTCAGGAAGAGTCGGTACAAGTCGGACTTAGGATGCAACAATTTGGTTCTCTTCTTCTGGAACTGGGCCGTACAATCTTGACACTCCGCATGGGGCAGTCACCT GCTGAGTCAGTTATTAATGCTGGCCCTGCTGTGTATATTTCTCCTATGGGGCCAAATCCCTTAATGGTTCAG CCTTTCCCCCTTCAAACTAATTCTCTCCTTGGTGGTGCTGTACTACCATCAAACCCAGTTTCTGTCGGTGCAGTTGGTATTGGAACTGCCCCTAGGCACATCAACATTCACATACATGCTG TTGGTACCAGGTCAAATAATGGGGAGGGTGCACCTGCAGAGCGTCAGAATGTGGTCAGTGGACCTACAGATTCGAGTGTAGCACAGGCACCTCCTGTCATCAACATTCCACATCCGCTGGGCGTTTCGATTTCTGCTGCTGTGCAACCTGGTGAAG GTCAAGTGCAAACTGTTCAGAATACTTCTAGTGGTTCTGGACAAGGGAGTGAACAGCACAGTGATACAAAAAGGGACATGGGTGGAGAGTCGAGTGAGTCATTACATGCACACAATCCAGAAAATGGAATTGACAAG ATGGTAAACCCAGACAATATTTGTCGAGATACAGGGGCTGTAAACCCACCGGATTTACCAACATGCTCTGGTGGTGGAGGATCTGAATTTGttggaagaaatgaagaaaattttcaaagtcAGGCATCTTGTGAGAAGAGCACGGAAACAGGGCCTTCTCAAACTGTTCCACTCGGACTTGGACTGGGGGGTTTGGAACGACCG AGGCGAGGCAGGCAGCAAAGTTCGCAGGCTAAAGGGGGTAGCAGTGGAACCAGCCACAGCCAAGGCTCTACAGGCCAGCAGATTTTACAATCTCTTGCCTCCAGTGCTTCCATGAATAGGTCAAATGCTCGTGAACCCTCTTCAGGCCTACATTCGACTGCTAGCCCGACTGTGGCTGGAAGAGCCTCACATGGGTCGGGTTCTGACGGCCAAATTGATCTGGGAAGCAGTATGTCCCAAGTTTTGCAGAGTCCTGCTTTAAATGGCCTATTGACAGGGCTTTCAGAGCAAGCTGGCGTTGGTTCTCCTGATGTTTTGAGGAACATGTTGCAACAGCTCACGCAAAGCCCTCAGATGAGAAACACGGTCAATCAAATTGCTCAGCAGGTTGACCCTCAAGATATGGAGCACATGTTTGCTGGGTCAGGAAGAGGCCAAGGTGGTGGTATCGATTTGTCCAGGATGTTCCAACAGATGATGCCCATCGTCTCTCAAGTGCTTGGAGGAGGGCCAATGCAACCGTCTTCCTCTAGCATGAACAGAGAGCCAAGGCAGCAACCACCTTCGTCAAACCTGGAAAGAGAGCCAACACATAGCGAGAGGTCCGGTAGTGGGCTGGAAACATCTAATAATCCAAATTTTCAG ATCGACTCTCAAGATCTTGCTCGAAGGATCACATCTACCAATTCACCAAGGGACGTCTTTCGTGCTGTAGTTGAGAGCTCAGCTCGGCTTTCTGGCAGTAGTAGCGAAGATATCGCAAATGAGTTGTGCAGCGATGAGAGACTTGCTAAG GAATACGTAGAGATGTTATCCAGTGATGTAAACCGACGGTTACAAGGCAATTCAGATCAGGAAAAGTAA